From a region of the Apibacter sp. B3706 genome:
- the murA gene encoding UDP-N-acetylglucosamine 1-carboxyvinyltransferase, protein MMNTFQICGGKPLHGEFFPQGAKNEALQVICATLLTSKSVRIKNIPEIQDVLILIEILKTVGVKVTRNVKGDYTFCSEEIDFEFLKSKEFRKNGAQLRGSIMLLGPLLSRFGEAYIPVPGGDKIGRRRLDTHFKGFIDLGAQFEYDEEEKFYSVKAKKLNGNYLLLEEASVTGTANIIMAAVLAEGKTQIYNAACEPYIQQLCKMLIKMGAKIEGIGSNFLTIYGVSELNGAEHTVLPDMIEIGSIIGLAAMTKSEITIKEVSWENLGNIPDTFRRLGIQIEKRGEDLYIPSQEHYKIQNFIDGSILTISDAPWPGFTPDLLSIILVVATQAKGSVLIHQKMFESRLFFVDKLIDMGAQIILCDPHRATVIGLNHELPLRGTVMTSPDIRAGISLLIAAMSAKGTSRIHNIYQIDRGYENIDERLRALGADIVRIDL, encoded by the coding sequence ATAATGAATACTTTTCAGATTTGCGGTGGAAAGCCTCTTCATGGTGAATTCTTTCCGCAAGGTGCCAAAAACGAAGCTCTTCAAGTTATCTGTGCAACCCTTTTAACATCAAAATCAGTTAGGATAAAAAATATACCCGAAATTCAAGATGTTTTAATACTAATTGAAATATTAAAAACAGTGGGTGTAAAAGTTACCCGAAACGTTAAGGGAGATTATACCTTTTGTTCTGAAGAAATTGATTTTGAATTTTTGAAAAGTAAAGAATTTAGAAAAAACGGAGCTCAGCTAAGAGGTTCCATCATGCTATTAGGTCCTCTTTTAAGTCGATTCGGAGAAGCTTATATTCCCGTTCCCGGCGGTGACAAAATCGGTAGAAGAAGATTAGACACTCACTTTAAAGGCTTTATTGATTTAGGAGCTCAATTTGAATATGACGAAGAAGAGAAGTTTTATTCCGTAAAAGCTAAAAAGTTAAATGGTAATTATTTACTTTTAGAAGAAGCTTCCGTAACAGGCACTGCAAACATCATTATGGCTGCAGTTTTGGCTGAAGGAAAAACTCAAATATATAATGCAGCTTGTGAACCCTATATACAGCAATTATGTAAGATGTTAATTAAAATGGGCGCAAAGATTGAAGGAATTGGCTCTAATTTTTTAACTATTTATGGCGTTTCCGAACTTAACGGTGCCGAACACACTGTACTCCCTGATATGATAGAGATTGGAAGTATCATTGGCTTGGCTGCCATGACTAAATCGGAAATTACCATCAAAGAGGTTAGCTGGGAAAATTTAGGTAATATACCGGATACTTTTAGAAGATTGGGTATTCAAATCGAAAAAAGAGGTGAAGACCTATATATTCCTTCACAAGAACATTATAAAATTCAAAATTTTATAGACGGATCTATATTAACGATTTCCGATGCTCCTTGGCCGGGATTTACCCCCGATTTATTAAGTATTATTTTAGTAGTAGCCACACAAGCCAAAGGAAGCGTCTTAATACATCAAAAAATGTTTGAAAGCAGACTGTTTTTTGTTGATAAACTCATTGACATGGGTGCACAAATAATTCTTTGTGATCCGCACAGAGCAACAGTTATCGGATTAAATCATGAACTTCCTTTACGAGGAACAGTAATGACTTCTCCGGATATCAGAGCCGGCATATCTTTACTAATTGCCGCCATGTCTGCAAAAGGAACCAGCCGAATACATAATATTTATCAAATCGATAGAGGATATGAAAACATCGATGAGAGATTAAGGGCCTTGGGCGCTGATATTGTTCGGATTGACCTATAA
- a CDS encoding DUF4290 domain-containing protein encodes MEYNTQRKKLIIPEYGRHVQQLVDHCMTIEDDDERNKFAKSIIDVMGDLNPHLRDVPDFQHKLWDQLFIMANFELKVDSPYPIPTKAEMNTAPKKMAYPSNESKYRYYGTNVKKMIEIAKSWEEGDKKEGLKYVIANQMKKNYLKWNKDQVEDEVIFNHLEELSNGSLKLSSKEALMNVPVQTNSNISYKNKNRNNNSNYRNQKKNNFSKNKNK; translated from the coding sequence ATGGAGTATAATACTCAAAGAAAAAAATTAATTATCCCGGAATATGGAAGACATGTTCAACAATTAGTTGATCATTGTATGACAATCGAGGACGATGATGAAAGAAATAAATTTGCCAAATCAATCATTGATGTTATGGGAGATTTAAATCCTCATTTAAGAGATGTGCCGGATTTTCAACATAAGCTATGGGATCAACTTTTTATAATGGCCAATTTTGAATTAAAAGTAGATTCACCTTACCCGATTCCAACCAAGGCAGAAATGAATACGGCTCCCAAAAAAATGGCTTATCCTTCCAATGAATCTAAATACAGATATTATGGAACAAATGTGAAAAAAATGATTGAAATAGCAAAATCATGGGAAGAAGGTGATAAGAAAGAAGGATTGAAATATGTGATCGCTAATCAAATGAAAAAAAATTACCTGAAATGGAACAAAGATCAGGTAGAAGATGAAGTAATATTTAATCATTTAGAAGAATTATCTAACGGTTCCTTAAAATTGAGTTCAAAAGAAGCTTTAATGAATGTGCCGGTTCAGACTAATTCAAATATTTCTTATAAAAACAAGAATAGAAACAACAATAGTAACTATAGAAATCAAAAGAAAAATAATTTTTCTAAAAACAAAAATAAATAA